A portion of the Rubeoparvulum massiliense genome contains these proteins:
- a CDS encoding winged helix-turn-helix domain-containing protein, with the protein MDNDKVAKALLDEKKQMILRSIEHEEKSIKQIADEVNLPSSRLYYHMNQLEELGLVELVRTEYKGNMKENYYQSTLPATRSFTFDGQLAKENASLLFMQIYDYFNQGIQALEQELVKDPVPTAEDADVEVSMMKGIQLTKEEWKQLNQQIRELVQKFQSASSSHEPKNTKNSYQYFLMTYPKE; encoded by the coding sequence ATGGATAATGATAAGGTTGCTAAAGCGTTACTTGATGAGAAGAAGCAGATGATCCTTCGCTCCATTGAGCACGAAGAAAAGTCGATTAAACAGATCGCTGACGAAGTCAATTTACCCTCCTCAAGGCTGTATTATCATATGAATCAGCTTGAGGAGTTGGGTTTAGTGGAGCTAGTAAGGACAGAGTATAAAGGGAATATGAAAGAAAACTATTATCAATCTACATTACCAGCTACGCGAAGCTTTACCTTTGACGGTCAACTTGCCAAAGAAAATGCATCGCTATTGTTCATGCAGATCTATGATTATTTCAATCAAGGAATCCAAGCTCTTGAACAGGAGCTGGTGAAGGATCCTGTGCCAACAGCTGAGGATGCGGATGTAGAGGTCAGCATGATGAAGGGGATTCAGCTGACGAAGGAAGAGTGGAAGCAGCTTAATCAGCAAATCAGAGAGCTCGTTCAAAAGTTCCAATCTGCATCCTCTTCTCATGAACCAAAGAA
- a CDS encoding MFS transporter: MILLKLLRERNFLLLLIGRFTTNIGDSLYTIAAMWLVFELTDDPLYSGIAGFLTMLPTALQFLTGPIVDRWNVKKIMIYTQIGEFLLILLIPIAYYLGLLNAWLVLWIMPFASLINQFVYPAQSVLLPQLITKEQLPQGNSYMAIAAQGTDLVFTGLAGILISKIGSIQLYLIDAITFLIAAFLFAQIKIQFVSKSTASCKIGTQSYFKDLQEGYRFIKNSFIPIFLVASIVANFLLGAVLAALPSYALQRGGEVYYGYYLASLSAGILIGSLLGPGLSRFKLSQITIVGFFIAGILWLLASMMQSSMVSVLLFGCAQIIVGASNVLFASTLQGILNPQIIGRVFSFIASLASISAPIGALVGGMMASQVGSGIVFLSGSIGYLFVALYWLLHPVLRKLPPMQQLSLEQSFEVR, translated from the coding sequence TTGATTCTGCTGAAATTATTACGTGAACGTAATTTCCTTCTACTCTTGATCGGCCGTTTCACAACGAATATTGGAGATAGTCTTTATACCATCGCAGCCATGTGGCTTGTTTTTGAATTGACAGATGACCCACTATACTCAGGGATTGCTGGATTCCTAACCATGCTTCCAACAGCCCTTCAGTTCCTCACAGGACCTATTGTTGATCGGTGGAATGTGAAGAAGATCATGATCTATACACAGATCGGTGAATTTTTGCTCATTTTACTGATTCCTATCGCTTATTATCTGGGACTCCTCAATGCTTGGCTCGTTTTATGGATTATGCCTTTCGCTTCGCTTATCAATCAGTTTGTCTATCCTGCTCAATCCGTCTTATTGCCACAACTCATTACAAAGGAGCAACTTCCTCAAGGCAATTCTTACATGGCCATCGCTGCACAAGGTACGGATCTTGTTTTTACCGGCTTAGCTGGCATCCTCATCTCGAAGATTGGTTCGATTCAACTCTATCTCATTGATGCCATAACCTTTTTAATCGCTGCCTTCCTCTTCGCCCAAATTAAAATACAATTCGTGAGCAAGTCCACAGCTTCATGCAAAATCGGGACACAGAGCTATTTCAAAGATTTGCAGGAAGGATATCGATTTATCAAGAACTCCTTTATTCCTATTTTCTTAGTGGCAAGTATTGTGGCTAATTTTTTACTTGGAGCAGTCCTAGCAGCATTACCTAGTTATGCATTACAACGGGGTGGTGAAGTCTATTATGGCTACTATTTAGCTTCTTTATCAGCAGGCATTCTCATAGGTTCATTACTAGGACCAGGGCTGAGCCGATTTAAGTTGAGTCAAATTACCATAGTTGGTTTCTTCATCGCTGGCATACTCTGGCTCCTAGCTAGTATGATGCAAAGCTCTATGGTATCTGTCCTGCTCTTTGGATGTGCGCAGATCATTGTGGGAGCAAGCAATGTGCTATTTGCATCTACACTACAAGGAATACTCAATCCTCAGATCATTGGCAGAGTCTTCTCCTTTATCGCGAGCTTAGCTAGTATTTCTGCTCCCATCGGTGCACTAGTGGGAGGAATGATGGCAAGCCAAGTAGGAAGCGGAATTGTTTTTTTGAGTGGTAGCATAGGCTACCTCTTCGTTGCACTCTATTGGTTACTTCATCCTGTATTAAGAAAACTACCACCAATGCAGCAACTCTCCCTCGAGCAATCATTCGAAGTGCGTTGA